ATCGGACAGGCGCTGCTGGCCGAGCGCATGGGCAAGCGGCGGGTGATTGCCGAGACCGGCGCGGGGCAGCACGGCGTGGCGACCGCCACCGCCTGCGCGCTGCTCGGGCTCGAGTGCGTTGTGTACATGGGCGCGGACGACATGAAGCGCCAGGCGCCGAACGTCTACCGCATGCAATTGCTCGGCGCCGAGGTCCGCGAGGTCAACGCGGGCAGCCGCACGCTCAAGGATGCGATCAACGAGGCGATGCGTGACTGGGTCACCAACGTTCGCGACACGTACTACCTGCTGGGGTCCGTCCTGGGGCCGCACCCGTACCCGCTCATGGTGCGCGAGTTCCAGTCCGTCATCGGAGAGGAGGCGCGCGGCCAGATCCTGGCAGCGGCGGGCGCGCTTCCCGACCTCGTCGTCGCGTGCGTTGGCGGCGGAAGCAACGCGCTCGGCATCTTCGACGCGTTCATCGGCGATCGCGACGTGCGCCTCGTGGGCGTCGAGGCCGGAGGCGAGGGTATCCTGCCCGGACGGCACGCGGCGCGGTTCGCGGACGGGCTGCCGGGTGTCCTGCAGGGGACCCGCACGTATGTGCTCCAGGACGCGGCGGGCAACATCGAGTTGACGCATTCGGTCTCGGCGGGTCTGGACTACGCGGCGGTCGGACCGGAGCACGCGTGGCTCCGGGATATGGGGCGCGCCGAGTACTCGTGGGTGTCGGACGCCGACGCGCTCGACTCGTTCGAGGCGCTGGCGCGGCGTGAAGGGATCATCCCGGCATTGGAATCAGCCCACGCGGTGGCGTACGCGCAAGTGCTCGCGGCCAAGGATGAGGCCGCGATCGTGCTCGTGAATCTCTCAGGGCGCGGCGACAAGGACGTGCAGACCGTGCAGATGCTGCAGGGTGACGCATCATGACGCGGATCGACGCCGCGTTCGCCCGCCTGAAGCGCGACCATAAGCCTGGATTGGTCGCCTACATCACCGCCGGCGACCCGGACCTCGCGCGCACATCCGAGCTGCTGCGCGCGCTCCCGGCCGCGGGCG
This Acidobacteriota bacterium DNA region includes the following protein-coding sequences:
- the trpB gene encoding tryptophan synthase subunit beta, translating into MSADTPRRAGFGRRDPDARGYYGAYGGRYVPETLAAPVEDLARAYVEAREDARFHERLQTLLRDYVGRPTPLYEARRLCAGSRTRVFLKREDLAHTGAHKINNAIGQALLAERMGKRRVIAETGAGQHGVATATACALLGLECVVYMGADDMKRQAPNVYRMQLLGAEVREVNAGSRTLKDAINEAMRDWVTNVRDTYYLLGSVLGPHPYPLMVREFQSVIGEEARGQILAAAGALPDLVVACVGGGSNALGIFDAFIGDRDVRLVGVEAGGEGILPGRHAARFADGLPGVLQGTRTYVLQDAAGNIELTHSVSAGLDYAAVGPEHAWLRDMGRAEYSWVSDADALDSFEALARREGIIPALESAHAVAYAQVLAAKDEAAIVLVNLSGRGDKDVQTVQMLQGDAS